From Micromonospora sp. NBC_01699, a single genomic window includes:
- a CDS encoding LLM class flavin-dependent oxidoreductase has translation MTTDPAKKKIHVNLFEMNCVGHISHGLWVHEDNNRHRFNDIDFWTELAELLEYGTFDAVFLADVVGAYDGFRSGPETALREAVQIPNNDPLLVIPAMAAVTRNLGFAATFSTTYEPPFAFARRMSTLDHLTKGRVAWNVVTSYLPNAARNFGLPDEVEHDRRYAIADEYLDVLYKLWEGSWDDDAVIKDRADRVYTDPAKVRYVNHVGEHYRVAGPHLSEPSRQRTPVIYQAGASDAGREFAARHAEAVFTGGSTLDEVRANIDDTRSRARAYGREPEQIKFLAGAAVIVGRTDAEVDRKVAEFRRLRSVDGHLAHAGAGLDWTRYPVTERIGDIIARQDPGYQRLGRRYRPEQTVGEVLDQIGSFNRGPFFVAGTPKVVADELERWVDTGGIDGINLRQFLTPGTAEDFIELVVPELRRRGRYRESYDDGETLRERLFGAGQARLYDVHPGARYRDPAQLSVPADPFRLTPAGSRA, from the coding sequence ATGACCACTGACCCGGCCAAGAAGAAGATCCACGTCAACCTGTTCGAGATGAACTGCGTCGGGCACATCTCGCACGGCCTCTGGGTGCACGAGGACAACAACCGGCACCGCTTCAACGACATCGATTTCTGGACCGAGCTGGCCGAGCTGCTTGAGTACGGCACCTTCGACGCGGTCTTCCTGGCCGACGTGGTCGGCGCGTACGACGGGTTCCGGTCCGGCCCGGAGACGGCGTTGCGCGAGGCGGTGCAGATTCCGAACAACGACCCGCTGCTGGTCATCCCCGCTATGGCGGCCGTGACGCGTAACCTCGGGTTCGCGGCGACCTTCTCCACCACCTACGAACCGCCGTTCGCGTTCGCGCGCCGGATGAGCACCCTGGACCACCTGACGAAGGGAAGGGTGGCATGGAACGTGGTCACCTCGTACCTGCCCAACGCGGCCCGCAACTTCGGCCTGCCCGACGAGGTGGAGCACGACCGCCGGTACGCGATCGCCGACGAGTACCTCGACGTGCTGTACAAGCTCTGGGAGGGGTCGTGGGACGATGACGCGGTGATCAAGGACCGCGCCGACCGGGTGTACACCGACCCGGCGAAGGTCCGCTACGTCAACCACGTCGGCGAGCACTACCGGGTCGCCGGCCCGCACCTGTCCGAGCCGTCCCGGCAGCGCACCCCGGTGATCTACCAGGCGGGCGCCTCCGACGCCGGTAGGGAGTTCGCCGCCCGGCACGCCGAGGCGGTGTTCACCGGCGGCAGCACCCTGGACGAGGTACGGGCGAACATCGACGACACCCGCAGCCGGGCCAGGGCGTACGGGCGCGAGCCGGAGCAGATCAAGTTCCTCGCCGGGGCGGCGGTGATCGTCGGGCGTACCGACGCCGAGGTGGACCGGAAGGTGGCCGAGTTCCGGCGGCTGCGCAGCGTCGACGGGCACCTCGCGCACGCCGGGGCCGGCCTGGACTGGACCCGCTACCCGGTTACCGAGCGGATCGGCGACATCATCGCCCGGCAGGACCCCGGCTACCAGCGGCTCGGCCGCCGCTACCGGCCGGAGCAGACCGTCGGCGAGGTGCTCGACCAGATCGGCTCGTTCAACCGGGGCCCGTTCTTCGTCGCCGGCACCCCGAAGGTGGTCGCCGACGAGTTGGAGCGCTGGGTCGACACCGGCGGCATCGACGGGATCAACCTGCGCCAGTTCCTCACCCCGGGTACCGCCGAGGACTTCATCGAGCTGGTCGTACCGGAGCTGCGGCGCCGGGGGCGCTACCGCGAGTCGTACGACGACGGCGAGACCCTGCGCGAGCGGCTGTTCGGGGCCGGCCAGGCCCGGCTGTACGACGTCCACCCGGGCGCCCGCTACCGGGACCCGGCGCAGTTGTCGGTACCGGCGGACCCGTTCCGGCTGACCCCGGCGGGCAGCCGGGCGTGA
- a CDS encoding ABC transporter ATP-binding protein — protein MSMFGGGFGGPGGGSTGGPMGGLGGIGAGRGSGKSGNHGNGLPFAGIPEELLAGVARLQATEPDPEPRRNTYTARPPAEPPLTLSTIVARYRGTLLGACLLVVLETLLLQAGPYLVQVGIDHGIVARDPSVLLLATGAFAATVLAGGLAAAARTRQTGRLAAYAMRDLRVRVFAQLQRLSMDYFTREKAGVTMTRMTSDIESLQQLLQDGLAQFAGHALTMLVIVGVLVGYDPELALIMLVLVLPPLAAASIWFRVASDRGYRRQRDAVAAMFSDLAEGLHGVRVVTAHNRQDRNVLAHREVVGRYRDANDFTGHISAIYGPGSSAIGLLGLAALLLIGGRMVLRGELSIGELTAFVLYLNAFFQPVQQLVALYTSYQQGRAAVSKLRELLQTQPSVAEAPDAVALPPVDGEIEFDRVTFGYDPARPVLRGISLRIAAGETVACVGPTGAGKSTLAKLVTRLYDPDAGRVLIDGHDLRGVTLASLRRQIGVVPQEPFLFAGSIRDNVAFARPEATDDEVWAAVDAVGLRDLVERSPLGLATPLHERGQSVSSGERQLLALARAFLAQPRVVLLDEATANLDLQSELRVEAALDVLLDGRTAILVAHRLSTAARADRIIVIDDHGIAESGSHRELLAHDGPYARMFATWAAGANHPT, from the coding sequence ATGAGCATGTTCGGCGGCGGGTTCGGCGGCCCCGGCGGCGGTTCGACCGGCGGCCCGATGGGCGGGCTCGGCGGCATCGGCGCCGGCCGGGGCAGCGGGAAGTCGGGCAACCACGGCAACGGGCTGCCGTTCGCCGGGATCCCGGAGGAGCTGCTCGCCGGGGTGGCCCGGCTACAGGCGACCGAACCCGACCCCGAACCGCGGCGGAACACGTACACCGCCCGACCGCCCGCCGAGCCACCGCTGACCCTGTCCACCATCGTCGCCCGCTACCGGGGCACCCTGCTGGGCGCCTGCCTGCTGGTGGTGCTGGAGACGCTGCTGTTGCAGGCCGGCCCGTACCTGGTGCAGGTCGGCATCGACCACGGCATCGTGGCCAGGGACCCGTCGGTGCTGCTGCTGGCCACCGGCGCGTTCGCCGCCACCGTGCTGGCCGGTGGGCTGGCCGCGGCGGCGCGCACCCGGCAGACCGGCCGGCTGGCCGCGTACGCCATGCGTGACCTGCGCGTACGCGTCTTCGCCCAGCTCCAGCGACTGTCCATGGACTACTTCACCCGGGAGAAGGCCGGGGTCACCATGACCCGGATGACCTCGGACATCGAGTCACTGCAACAGCTCCTCCAGGACGGCCTGGCCCAGTTCGCCGGCCACGCGCTGACCATGCTGGTCATCGTCGGGGTGCTGGTCGGTTACGACCCGGAACTCGCGCTGATCATGCTGGTGCTGGTCCTGCCGCCGCTGGCCGCCGCCTCGATCTGGTTCCGGGTCGCCTCCGACCGTGGCTACCGGCGGCAGCGCGACGCCGTGGCCGCGATGTTCTCCGACCTCGCCGAGGGCCTGCACGGCGTACGCGTGGTGACCGCGCACAACCGGCAGGATCGCAACGTGTTGGCCCACCGGGAGGTGGTCGGCCGCTACCGGGACGCCAACGACTTCACCGGGCACATCAGCGCCATCTACGGGCCGGGCAGCTCGGCGATCGGCCTGCTCGGGCTGGCCGCGCTGCTGCTGATCGGCGGCCGGATGGTGTTGCGCGGCGAGCTGAGCATCGGTGAGCTGACCGCGTTCGTGCTCTACCTCAACGCCTTCTTCCAGCCGGTGCAGCAGCTCGTCGCGCTCTACACCAGCTACCAGCAGGGTCGGGCGGCCGTGAGCAAACTGCGCGAACTGCTACAGACCCAGCCGAGCGTGGCCGAGGCGCCGGACGCGGTCGCGCTGCCCCCGGTCGACGGGGAGATCGAGTTCGACCGGGTGACCTTCGGCTACGACCCGGCCCGGCCGGTGCTGCGCGGGATCAGCCTGCGGATCGCGGCCGGCGAGACCGTCGCCTGCGTGGGGCCGACCGGCGCGGGCAAGTCGACCCTGGCGAAACTGGTCACCCGGCTCTACGACCCGGACGCCGGCCGGGTCCTGATCGACGGCCACGACCTGCGCGGGGTCACCCTCGCCTCGTTGCGCCGGCAGATCGGCGTGGTGCCGCAGGAGCCGTTCCTGTTCGCCGGCTCGATCCGGGACAACGTGGCGTTCGCCCGCCCGGAGGCGACCGACGACGAGGTGTGGGCCGCGGTGGACGCGGTCGGCCTGCGGGACCTGGTCGAACGGTCACCGCTGGGCCTGGCGACGCCGCTGCACGAACGCGGCCAGTCGGTCTCCTCCGGGGAGCGGCAACTGCTCGCGCTGGCCCGTGCCTTCCTGGCCCAGCCCCGGGTGGTGCTGCTGGACGAGGCGACCGCCAACCTGGACCTCCAGTCGGAGCTGCGGGTCGAGGCGGCGCTGGACGTACTGCTCGACGGGCGTACCGCGATCCTGGTCGCGCACCGGCTCTCCACCGCCGCGCGGGCCGACCGGATCATCGTGATCGACGACCACGGCATCGCCGAGTCCGGCTCCCACCGGGAGTTGCTCGCCCACGACGGCCCCTACGCGCGGATGTTCGCCACCTGGGCCGCCGGGGCCAACCACCCCACCTGA
- a CDS encoding ABC transporter substrate-binding protein gives MRVRHKLRSLAGLAALALLAGCGAGGGAATGPGSANEPARGAALNAEGTPVSGGILRLSMNTDPLCLDPHAISSDVEQIFGHILTDNLVYLDEQGQPGPYLAESWQISPDGRTYTFKLRQGVTFSDGTPFDAEAVRVNFEHMLDPTTRSPLAGPYIAPYRDSKIIDAHTIEVHLSVAYSPFLDVLAQGWLGLLSPKAINETTPAQLCEKPIGSGPFVLTGYTKNQGVTFAKRPGYDWAPPQLKQTGEAKLDGIEVSWVGQDAVRFNSLTGGQYQATGYVPAQNAAALKNNPEFVYANVNRIGLPYTVEFNTSRAPFDNLDVRRAFAAAVNVPAIVATLGFGERQQSTSYVDRVTKYYDPAVKLPGFDPKLANQLLDQAGWTSRNGDGYRTKGGKELAVQWPVSQAGTVSPIFDLIQAQVKSVGIRVNIQLLPSTQVTTLRYAGDYDLTYGVWHTNTPDVLYIKYASFSIPNAKRLGQNTSHLSDPQVDQWLDQARQTTDQATQQKLYGQVQARLAELVPGIPVYDNSVLWAFSRKLHNVSVDTSHGTPLFTYAWLEK, from the coding sequence GTGCGCGTACGACACAAGTTGCGAAGCCTGGCCGGTCTGGCCGCACTAGCCCTGCTCGCCGGGTGCGGCGCCGGTGGTGGTGCCGCCACCGGCCCCGGATCGGCGAACGAGCCGGCCCGGGGAGCGGCGCTCAACGCCGAGGGGACCCCGGTCTCCGGCGGCATCCTGCGCCTGTCGATGAACACCGACCCGCTCTGCCTCGACCCGCACGCCATCTCCTCCGACGTGGAGCAGATCTTTGGCCACATCCTCACCGACAACCTGGTCTACCTCGACGAGCAGGGCCAGCCCGGCCCGTACCTGGCCGAGTCGTGGCAGATCTCGCCGGACGGCCGGACCTACACCTTCAAGCTCCGCCAGGGGGTGACGTTCAGCGACGGCACCCCGTTCGACGCCGAGGCGGTCCGGGTCAACTTCGAGCACATGCTCGACCCGACCACCCGGTCACCGCTGGCCGGACCGTACATCGCCCCGTACCGGGACAGTAAGATCATCGATGCGCACACCATCGAGGTGCACCTGAGCGTTGCGTACAGCCCGTTCCTGGACGTGCTGGCCCAGGGCTGGCTCGGCCTGCTCTCGCCGAAGGCGATCAACGAGACCACCCCGGCGCAGCTCTGCGAGAAACCGATCGGCTCCGGCCCGTTCGTGCTCACCGGCTACACCAAGAACCAGGGCGTCACGTTCGCCAAGCGGCCCGGCTACGACTGGGCGCCGCCGCAGCTCAAGCAGACCGGCGAGGCGAAGCTCGACGGCATCGAGGTGTCCTGGGTCGGCCAGGACGCGGTCCGGTTCAACTCCCTCACCGGTGGGCAGTACCAGGCCACCGGCTACGTCCCGGCACAGAACGCCGCCGCCCTGAAGAACAACCCCGAATTCGTGTACGCCAACGTCAACCGGATCGGGCTGCCGTACACGGTGGAGTTCAACACCTCCCGCGCCCCGTTCGACAACCTCGACGTACGCCGGGCGTTCGCGGCGGCGGTCAACGTACCGGCGATCGTGGCGACCCTCGGCTTCGGCGAACGGCAGCAGTCGACCAGTTACGTCGACCGGGTGACCAAGTACTACGACCCGGCGGTGAAGCTGCCCGGCTTCGACCCGAAGCTCGCCAACCAGCTCCTCGACCAGGCCGGGTGGACCTCCCGCAACGGCGACGGCTACCGCACCAAGGGCGGGAAGGAACTCGCCGTGCAGTGGCCGGTCAGCCAGGCCGGTACGGTCAGCCCGATCTTCGACCTGATCCAGGCCCAGGTGAAGTCGGTCGGCATCCGGGTCAACATCCAACTGCTGCCGTCGACCCAGGTCACCACCCTGCGCTACGCCGGCGACTACGACCTCACCTACGGCGTCTGGCACACCAACACCCCGGACGTGCTCTACATCAAGTACGCCAGCTTCAGCATCCCGAACGCCAAGCGCCTCGGCCAGAACACCTCGCACCTGTCCGACCCGCAGGTCGACCAGTGGCTCGACCAGGCCCGGCAGACCACCGACCAGGCCACCCAGCAGAAGCTCTACGGGCAGGTGCAGGCCCGGCTCGCCGAACTCGTACCCGGCATCCCGGTCTACGACAACTCGGTGCTGTGGGCGTTCAGCCGGAAACTGCACAACGTCTCGGTCGACACCTCGCACGGCACGCCGCTGTTCACCTACGCCTGGCTGGAAAAGTAG
- a CDS encoding ABC transporter ATP-binding protein — translation MTYRAPRAAIDPDPAKSWLRRALPLVAAHRRLLLTSLVLSFAGLVVQVQIPNVMRLGIDHAIIARGGDLGRYVWWVAVLALAQTILAYLARRYLLRTAYEIEYDLRNIMFAHLIRMPFGFYDRVQTGELMSRSSSDIRAVQMYLAFGPSILVQCTIAGIAFVLMLTINVPLALVAMVTMPIIGLLGVAMRKAIFPISWLIQARLAGLATVVDENINGVRIVKAFAAEGRQLDTLAVAADRVRWAYLTDARIRSRWSPLIENLPRLGLALVLLAGGWLVLDGRTTVGTIVAFNTYVLMLQPPFRMLGMMIMMGQRAAASAQRIYEILDTRSDVVSPPHPVPADLRGDLELRHVRFTYPNGTVALDGLDLRVRAGETVAVVGRTGSGKSTLGRLLARYYDADSGTVSIDGHDVRDLDLAGLREQVGIVPDEPFLFSVSIRDNIAYGRPDATLDEVIAAAVAAGADGFVRALPDGYHTVVGERGYTLSGGQRQRLAIARALLVNPPVLVLDDATSAIDVTVEHRIHAALRDLMRGRTTVIVAHRLSTIGLADRVVLMEAGRVVAEGSHAHLLATEPRYRAVLAERNPTGPDEPTDESGSPPRQGLGPAVEVFR, via the coding sequence GTGACCTACCGCGCGCCACGGGCGGCAATCGACCCGGACCCGGCCAAGTCCTGGCTGCGTCGGGCGTTGCCGCTGGTGGCGGCGCACCGGCGGCTGCTGCTGACCTCGCTGGTGCTGTCCTTCGCCGGCCTGGTCGTGCAGGTGCAGATCCCCAACGTGATGCGGCTCGGCATCGACCACGCGATCATCGCGCGCGGCGGTGACCTGGGCCGGTACGTCTGGTGGGTGGCGGTCCTGGCGCTGGCCCAGACGATCCTCGCCTACCTGGCCCGGCGCTACCTGCTGCGCACCGCGTACGAGATCGAGTACGACCTGCGCAACATCATGTTCGCCCACCTGATCCGGATGCCGTTCGGCTTCTACGACCGGGTGCAGACCGGTGAGCTGATGTCGCGGTCGAGCTCGGACATCCGGGCGGTGCAGATGTACCTCGCCTTCGGGCCGTCGATCCTGGTGCAGTGCACGATCGCCGGGATCGCGTTCGTGCTGATGCTCACGATCAACGTGCCGCTGGCCCTGGTCGCGATGGTGACCATGCCGATCATCGGCCTGCTCGGGGTGGCCATGCGCAAGGCGATCTTCCCGATCTCCTGGCTGATCCAGGCCCGGCTGGCCGGGCTCGCCACGGTCGTCGACGAGAACATCAACGGGGTACGGATCGTGAAGGCGTTCGCCGCCGAGGGGCGTCAGCTCGACACCCTCGCCGTGGCGGCGGACCGGGTGCGGTGGGCGTACCTGACCGACGCGCGGATCCGGTCCCGCTGGTCGCCGTTGATCGAGAACCTGCCCCGGTTGGGGTTGGCGCTGGTGCTGCTGGCCGGCGGCTGGCTGGTGCTCGACGGGCGGACCACGGTCGGCACCATCGTCGCGTTCAACACCTATGTGCTGATGCTCCAGCCGCCGTTCCGGATGCTCGGCATGATGATCATGATGGGGCAGCGGGCGGCGGCCTCCGCCCAACGGATCTACGAGATCCTGGACACCCGCTCCGACGTGGTGTCGCCCCCGCACCCGGTGCCCGCCGACCTCCGTGGTGACCTCGAATTGCGACACGTGCGGTTCACGTACCCGAACGGCACCGTCGCCCTCGACGGCCTGGACCTGCGGGTCCGCGCCGGTGAGACGGTGGCGGTGGTCGGCCGCACCGGCTCGGGCAAGTCCACCCTCGGCCGGCTGCTGGCCCGCTACTACGACGCCGACAGCGGCACCGTCAGCATCGACGGGCACGACGTACGCGACCTGGACCTGGCCGGGCTGCGCGAGCAGGTCGGCATCGTGCCGGACGAGCCGTTCCTGTTCTCGGTGTCGATCCGGGACAACATCGCCTACGGCCGACCGGACGCCACCCTGGACGAGGTGATCGCGGCGGCGGTCGCGGCCGGCGCGGACGGTTTCGTCCGGGCCCTGCCGGACGGCTACCACACGGTCGTCGGCGAACGCGGTTACACCCTGTCCGGCGGGCAGCGCCAGCGCCTCGCCATCGCCCGCGCGCTGCTGGTCAACCCGCCGGTGCTGGTCCTCGACGACGCGACCAGTGCCATCGACGTGACCGTCGAACACCGGATCCACGCCGCCCTGCGCGACCTCATGCGCGGCCGGACCACCGTGATCGTCGCGCACCGGCTCTCCACCATCGGGCTCGCCGACCGGGTGGTGCTGATGGAGGCGGGTCGGGTGGTGGCCGAGGGCAGCCACGCCCACCTGCTCGCCACCGAACCCCGCTACCGGGCGGTCCTCGCCGAGCGGAACCCGACCGGCCCCGACGAGCCGACCGACGAGTCCGGCAGCCCACCCCGGCAGGGTCTCGGGCCGGCGGTCGAGGTGTTCCGATGA
- a CDS encoding ABC transporter ATP-binding protein, with protein sequence MAEPLLAVENLRVDFDGVTVVDGISFTIGRGECLALVGESGSGKSVTSRSLVGLTGTGARVRVDRLDFEGEDLTRLSQRRWRRIRGARIGFVLQDALSSLDGLRPVGREVAEPLSLHTRLTRTQRQRRVVELLESVGVPEPEVRARQYPYQLSGGLRQRALIASAIACAPRLLIADEPTTALDATVQAQVLALLETLKTSDGGMLVVSHDLAVVARLADRIAVMRDGVIVEQGPTERVLGDPRHEYTRALLAAVPGTRPKGTRLSGVPVPTGARTATRFAAATSAGPAVGGTSAAGPVAGGDVVDVRGLTKSFLGPDGVRRTVVSDVSFTLGAGRTLGIVGESGSGKTTTARMVLGVERPDAGEVRLHGRDWAGLSQTERRRERRRLQVIYQDPLSSFDPRYTVERVIGEALGVIGHRRGAGRRDRTVELLEQVGLDAGHLGRRPLEMSGGQRQRVAIARALAPEPEVIVCDEPVSALDVSVQAQVLDLLADLQQRLGVSYLFISHDLGVIQHVSDRVLVMKDGSVVEAGDTAQIFERPQHAYTRALLAAVPRLNPSKPS encoded by the coding sequence ATGGCCGAGCCACTGTTGGCGGTGGAGAACCTGCGGGTCGACTTCGACGGCGTGACCGTGGTCGACGGGATCTCGTTCACCATCGGCCGGGGCGAGTGCCTGGCCCTGGTGGGGGAGTCCGGCTCCGGCAAGAGCGTCACCTCGCGCAGCCTGGTCGGCCTCACCGGCACCGGCGCCCGGGTACGGGTCGACCGGCTCGACTTCGAGGGCGAGGACCTGACCCGGCTGTCGCAGCGGCGGTGGCGCCGGATCCGGGGCGCGCGGATCGGGTTCGTGCTCCAGGACGCGCTCTCCTCGCTGGACGGGCTGCGTCCGGTCGGCCGGGAGGTCGCCGAGCCGCTGTCCCTGCACACCCGGCTGACCCGTACCCAGCGGCAGCGTCGGGTGGTCGAGCTGCTGGAGTCGGTCGGCGTACCGGAGCCGGAGGTGCGGGCCCGGCAGTATCCGTACCAGCTCTCCGGTGGGTTGCGGCAGCGGGCGCTGATCGCCTCCGCTATCGCCTGCGCGCCGCGCCTGCTGATCGCCGACGAGCCGACCACCGCCCTGGACGCCACCGTGCAGGCCCAGGTGCTGGCCCTGCTGGAGACGCTGAAGACCAGCGACGGCGGCATGCTGGTGGTCAGCCACGACCTCGCGGTGGTGGCCCGGCTGGCCGACCGGATAGCGGTCATGCGCGACGGCGTGATCGTCGAGCAGGGCCCGACCGAGCGGGTGCTCGGCGACCCCCGGCACGAATACACCCGGGCGCTGCTGGCCGCCGTGCCCGGCACCCGGCCGAAGGGCACCCGGCTCTCCGGCGTACCGGTCCCGACCGGTGCCCGAACCGCGACCCGCTTCGCCGCCGCGACCTCGGCCGGACCGGCCGTCGGCGGGACCTCGGCGGCTGGGCCGGTGGCCGGCGGGGACGTGGTCGACGTGCGTGGGCTGACCAAGTCGTTTCTCGGTCCGGACGGGGTCCGGCGCACGGTGGTCTCCGACGTCTCCTTCACCCTCGGGGCGGGCCGGACCCTCGGCATCGTCGGCGAGTCCGGCTCCGGCAAGACCACCACCGCCCGGATGGTGCTCGGCGTGGAACGTCCCGACGCCGGCGAGGTACGGCTGCACGGCCGAGACTGGGCCGGCCTGAGCCAGACCGAGCGGCGTCGGGAACGGCGCCGGCTACAGGTGATCTACCAGGATCCGCTCAGCTCGTTCGACCCGCGCTACACGGTCGAGCGGGTGATCGGCGAGGCACTCGGGGTGATCGGCCACCGGCGCGGCGCCGGCCGCCGGGACCGGACGGTCGAGTTGCTCGAACAGGTCGGCCTCGACGCCGGCCACCTCGGCCGGCGACCGCTGGAGATGTCCGGCGGGCAACGGCAGCGGGTGGCCATCGCGCGGGCGCTGGCCCCCGAGCCCGAGGTGATCGTCTGTGACGAGCCGGTCTCCGCGCTGGACGTCTCGGTCCAGGCGCAGGTGCTCGACCTGCTCGCCGACCTGCAACAGCGACTCGGGGTGTCCTACCTGTTCATCTCGCACGACCTGGGCGTGATCCAGCACGTCAGCGACCGGGTGCTGGTGATGAAGGACGGCTCGGTGGTCGAGGCCGGTGACACCGCACAGATCTTCGAGCGCCCGCAGCATGCGTACACCCGTGCCCTGCTCGCCGCGGTGCCCCGGTTGAACCCGAGCAAGCCCAGCTAG
- a CDS encoding ABC transporter permease, translated as MAARAQVGRIGGRVLAGVGVLWGAATLSFLALHATAGDAALATVAGDGANPTQAVLERVRQDYGLDLPLHRQYLNYLGNLLTGDLGESYQQRISVTRAIGEQLGPTVALALSAALLALVLAVTVAVFTAGRRRWVRSTASGAEVVLASFPTFVLGLLLLIVFSFRTGWFPVSGNDGFAALVLPAVTLALPIAAVLAQVLRAELEDVLEQPFILTARTRGMRDTAVRLRHALRHALIQIVTMSGYMIGTLLGGAVITETLFVRRGVGQLMLTAVTTKDIPLVLGVVLFAAAVYVVVNLVVDIVYGLVDPRVVTA; from the coding sequence GTGGCGGCCCGCGCGCAGGTCGGCCGGATCGGCGGCCGGGTGCTCGCCGGGGTCGGGGTGCTCTGGGGGGCCGCGACGCTGTCCTTCCTCGCCCTGCACGCGACCGCCGGCGACGCCGCGCTGGCGACCGTCGCCGGTGACGGCGCCAATCCCACCCAGGCCGTCCTGGAACGGGTACGCCAGGACTACGGTCTCGACCTGCCGCTGCACCGGCAGTACCTGAACTACCTCGGCAACCTGCTCACCGGTGACCTCGGCGAGTCGTACCAGCAGCGGATCTCGGTGACCAGGGCGATCGGGGAGCAACTCGGCCCCACCGTCGCCCTGGCGCTCAGCGCCGCACTGCTGGCCCTGGTGCTGGCGGTCACCGTCGCCGTGTTCACCGCCGGCCGGCGGCGCTGGGTACGGTCGACCGCCTCGGGGGCCGAGGTCGTACTGGCCTCGTTCCCGACGTTCGTGCTCGGCCTGCTGCTCCTGATCGTCTTCTCGTTCCGTACCGGTTGGTTCCCGGTCTCCGGCAACGACGGCTTCGCCGCCCTGGTCCTGCCCGCGGTCACCCTGGCCCTGCCGATCGCCGCGGTGCTCGCCCAGGTGCTGCGCGCCGAACTGGAGGACGTGCTGGAGCAGCCGTTCATCCTCACCGCCCGCACCCGGGGCATGCGCGACACGGCGGTACGCCTCCGGCACGCGCTGCGGCACGCCCTGATCCAGATCGTCACCATGTCCGGCTACATGATCGGTACCCTGCTCGGCGGTGCGGTGATCACCGAGACGCTGTTTGTCCGCCGGGGCGTCGGGCAGCTCATGCTGACCGCCGTCACGACCAAGGACATTCCGCTGGTGCTCGGCGTGGTCCTCTTCGCCGCCGCCGTGTACGTGGTGGTGAACCTGGTCGTCGACATCGTCTACGGCCTGGTCGACCCGAGGGTGGTGACGGCGTGA
- a CDS encoding ABC transporter permease: MTALDVPVAALPSATTPTTARRRTRRRTVRPGVALAAVFLGLLVVAALVPDWLAPQDPLALSPDGAFLPPGPGHLLGTDQTGRDVLSRIIHGARPTLILGLGATALAVTGGTLLGLLAGIGGRFVEGTLMRLVDVALAVPDLLLALVVITLVGTGTTNVLFAVAFASVPYYARIVRAQVHVVRRATYVEAATTLGLRRSAVIARHVLPNALKPLVVLATIRVGDAIANGASLSFLGLGTPPPAAEWGSMLSTGIQYISNDWFMLAVPGLAITLTVLAVTVVGRDLRRRSEGRAS, translated from the coding sequence GTGACGGCGCTCGACGTACCCGTGGCGGCGCTGCCGTCGGCGACCACCCCGACCACCGCGCGGCGGCGGACCCGGCGCCGGACGGTCCGGCCCGGTGTCGCTCTCGCGGCGGTGTTCCTCGGCCTGCTGGTGGTCGCGGCGCTGGTGCCGGACTGGCTGGCCCCGCAGGACCCGCTGGCGCTCAGCCCGGACGGCGCGTTCCTGCCGCCCGGCCCGGGGCACCTGCTCGGCACCGACCAGACCGGTCGGGACGTGCTCAGCCGGATCATTCACGGGGCCCGCCCCACGCTGATCCTGGGCCTCGGCGCGACCGCGCTCGCGGTCACCGGCGGCACCCTGCTCGGCCTGCTCGCCGGCATCGGCGGTCGGTTCGTCGAGGGGACGCTGATGCGGCTGGTCGACGTCGCCCTCGCCGTGCCGGACCTGCTGCTCGCCCTGGTCGTGATCACCCTGGTCGGTACCGGCACGACCAACGTGCTGTTCGCGGTGGCGTTCGCCAGCGTCCCGTACTACGCCCGGATCGTCCGCGCCCAGGTGCACGTGGTCCGCCGCGCCACGTACGTCGAGGCGGCCACCACCCTCGGCCTCCGCCGGTCGGCGGTGATCGCCCGGCACGTGCTGCCGAACGCGCTCAAGCCGCTGGTGGTGCTGGCCACGATCCGGGTCGGCGACGCGATCGCCAACGGGGCGTCGCTGAGCTTCCTCGGCCTCGGCACCCCGCCACCGGCCGCCGAGTGGGGCAGCATGCTCTCCACCGGCATCCAGTACATCTCCAACGACTGGTTCATGCTCGCCGTACCCGGCCTGGCGATCACCCTGACCGTGCTCGCGGTGACCGTGGTCGGCCGGGACCTGCGGCGCCGCTCCGAGGGGAGGGCGTCCTGA